In the genome of Coregonus clupeaformis isolate EN_2021a chromosome 11, ASM2061545v1, whole genome shotgun sequence, one region contains:
- the LOC121576394 gene encoding PHD and RING finger domain-containing protein 1 isoform X3, translating to MDEEDSQDELINRNATHGKGKRPALWAISDEDSDEVGEESEEVASDSGEDEEEEEEHLDGEGEEEDDSDDEEEEDAVKAVGGASADLAGLSSDEDTEKCPICLNSFHSQPVATPESCKHYFCLDCILEWSKNANSCPVDRIVFNNIYLRKCYGGKVQKMITVQKPVKEGQEEVIDLELEQTSCEVCGGSDREDRLLLCDGCDAGYHMECLTPPLDAVPVEEWFCPECQAINRHSRGSAEQSDAESLSSSRPTTSHSRTTTTGPTRAIARTQQSERVRASVNRHRITQARTAQIAPSFLMPQSTWLDDTINAVVAGLNTAVYIRDLTPRAPSSRRRRTVKRRKGKSKRSSPATGGKGKAAGTGVKRRKRRVRRTKSRRKLVVKKEPTSRGRIAHSLGIGKPKQGSSLPSVYRPTETTLGSMRADIGAASLSVYGDPYDLDPFTDRNEEEEEHALATTSLLEAKRRGLSRSALRSHQPVARPITAGLSRRGPSLLQVEEVAPVPDLLGSILSGQSMLLMDSSDVVINRDGSLKATKPVGVSSSSRLGSSRSSSSGESVAQHHSGMSPNPAAASSLSLPTNGDLVVGPSCSPLNRPSFSLSSPGPCLSPLTPSSPCPASHSQTPPPPRPSPSPGHSHWGATGVRLPHGTQREATSTSPPTPDFRSRGRETVPPQPQAKKAAPKPVWEAPVSVLPRIPKIKRESGVLTNGSASRGGSSSSANGSGSNGFPEACVNSLGGNRGRQPSVDKQQQGRTEGQTQRQRPERAGSSSAFSNSFSSSSGSTANPALASTVCFRINASGNAWHARQLSNASAMVPAGNSEEPLSTEEEEAKRRREERSSRPLTTSHTRVKEEEGDIYDPFHPTGSDSNASESEAESHAGGKPYMAHKEGASHQVKAEALESSVSLERDEGSGECLDVKSEPGTAKPGHGPHNTPRSGMTGTSTPLSQSQVPVKRERKEPGGENGQTGNSREPQNQKTAPFSSSSASSHHSNRMVKTEIKSEPQDSPPRSPSRSKSHSRPSGQGRKTSKGGGSSTERRSASNSPEAGRKGGDKALEQRGRKRGDEGGRRGEEEGGERRSRRSESRERRRLRSPSDSSTSDASEKSRKMTRRSRSRSKDRRRSRSRSGSGSSSREQSKSRKQKRWSRERNDSRGSEREKGRPSKDKKRGRSQSRSRSRSRERRKDHSRSQPSSSGSKNRVEVRSKDKKRPRSRSQSRERRKEEGSSQGTHRPPGSSSTTSSKELKEQTEKIKEKVLSCVALKEEREAKEERKEREIKKQMPSSSLGLKPLSVSEVKKESDGNEFRTEKHASLSAKLLKESKLLKEIKKEIPSAFDMFEESLDSKPIKKEKPLSMFNEFKDLQEHKEIKKEKPSPLINEACALSTSDVTDQKDQALKETIKTEPIWPELPQHLTSIIPAPPTGQPSPSFSTLCTNPVPAPPQAAVITAGQQVAPSLPLPVPKALTETPPSVQPISVNPVKEEVEEHSDYELDDMDVDMMLDSLDSVKSEKAEPGGEKGEAEVKEEKEGEGKDKEGKTGGEPVAVTPGAKAKPSVKRVTWNLQEPDGPQPEKTGSSVYY from the exons ATGGACGAAGAGGACAGCCAGGATGAGCTGATCAACCGGAATGCCACCCACGGAAAAGGGAAAAGGCCAGCATTGTGGGCAATCTCAG ATGAAGACTCAGATGAAGTTGGGGAGGAATCGGAGGAGGTAGCTTCTGACAGtggtgaggatgaggaggaggaggaagaacaccttgatggagagggagaagaggaggatgacagTGATG atgaagaagaggaggatgctGTGAAGGCGGTGGGGGGAGCGTCGGCTGACTTGGCAGGTCTGAGCTCAGACGAGGACACTGAGAAATGCCCCATCTGCCTCAACTCTTTCCACAGCCAGCCTGTGGCCACGCCAGAGAGCTGCAAGCACTACTTCTGCCTCGACTGCATCCTTGAGTGGTCCAAG AATGCAAACTCCTGTCCTGTGGACAGAATAGTCTTCAATAACATCTACCTGAGAAAATGTTATGGCGGGAAAGTGCAGAAAATG ATCACAGTGCAGAAGCCAGTGAAGGAGGGCCAGGAGGAGGTGATAGACCTGGAGCTGGAACAGACCAGCTGTGAGGTGTGTGGGGGGAGCGACCGTGAAGACCGCCTGCTGCTCTGTGACGGCTGTGATGCAGG GTACCACATGGAGTGCCTGACCCCCCCGCTAGATGCTGTCCCTGTGGAGGAATGGTTCTGCCCAGAGTGTCAAGCCATCAACCGCCATTCAA GGGGTTCAGCGGAGCAGAGCGACGCGGAGAGTCTGAGCAGCTCCCGTCCTACCACCAGCCACTCCCGCACCACCACGACGGGCCCCACCCGGGCCATCGCCCGCACCCAGCAAAGCGAGAGGGTCCGCGCCAGTGTCAACCGCCACCGCATCACCCAGGCACGCACTGCACAG ATTGCCCCCAGTTTTCTGATGCCACAGTCCACCTGGCTGGATGACACTATCAACGCAGTAGTGGCAGGACTCAACACAGCTGTGTACATACGGGACCTCACACCTCGCGCTCCATCCAGCCGACGACGCAGGacag TGAAGCGCAGGAAAGGCAAGAGTAAGAGGTCATCGCCTGCCACGGGTGGTAAGGGCAAAGCTGCAGGCACTGGGGTGAAGAGGAGGAAACGGAGAGTGAGGAGGACCAAGTCTAGAAGGAAACTG GTGGTGAAGAAGGAGCCTACGTCTCGTGGTCGTATAGCCCATAGCCTTGGGATAGGGAAGCCCAAACAGGGCTCGTCCCTTCCCTCTGTGTACCGGCCTACAGAAACCACTCTGGGCAGTATGAGAGCTGACATAGGAGCTGCTTCGCTCTCTGTCTATGGAGACCCCTATGACCTGGACCCCTTCACTGACAG gaatgaagaggaggaagagcatGCCTTGGCCACAACATCACTGCTGGAGGCCAAGAGGCGTGGCTTATCTCGCTCCGCCCTCCGCTCGCACCAGCCTGTGGCTCGACCAATCACTGCTGGCCTCTCCAG GCGGGGCCCAAGCCTGCTCCAGGTGGAGGAGGTGGCCCCAGTGCCTGACCTACTGGGCAGCATCCTATCAGGACAGAGCATGCTGCTGATGGACAGCTCAGACGTGGTCATCAACAGAGACGGATCTCTCAAGGCTACCAAACCAG tgggtgtgtcgtCTTCGTCCAGGCTGGGCAGCAGTAGGAGCAGCAGCTCTGGTGAATCAGTAGCCCAGCACCACTCAGGGATGTCCCCTAACCCAGCagcagccagctctctctctctccccactaacGGAGACCTGGTGGTGGGACCCTCCTGTAGTCCCCTGAACAggccctctttctccctcagctCCCCAGGGCCCTGCCtgtcccctctcaccccctcatCCCCATGCCCAGCCAGCCACAGCCAGACTCCCCCGCCTCCCAGACCCAGCCCTAGTCCTGGACACAGCcactggggggccactggtgtaCGACTCCCCCATGGGACCCAGAGGGAAGCCACCTCTACCTCCCCTCCTACCCCAGACTTTCGGTCACGAGGGAGGGAGACCGTGCCACCACAGCCCCAGGCTAAGAAGGCCGCCCCTAAACCAGTATGGGAAGCACCAGTATCGGTGCTTCCCAGGATACCAAAGATAAAACGGGAGAGTGGTGTGCTAACGAATGGCAGCGCCAGTAGAGGGGGGAGTAGTAGCAGTgctaatggtagtggtagtaatggcTTCCCTGAGGCCTGTGTGAACAGCCTGGGTGGTAACAGGGGTAGGCAGCCAAGTGTGGACAAGCAGCAGCAGGGCAGGACAGAGGGCCAGACCCAGAGACAGAGACCAGAGCGAGCAGGCTCTTCGTCAGCCTTCTCCAACTCCTTTTCCTCTTCCTCTGGTTCCACTGCCAACCCGGCATTGGCATCCACGGTGTGCTTCCGGATCAACGCCAGTGGCAATGCGTGGCACGCCCGGCAGCTTAGCAATGCCTCTGCAATGGTTCCCGCCGGCAACAGTGAAGAACCACTGTCCACGGAAGAAGAGGAggcgaagaggagaagagaggagcgcAGCAGCAGGCCCCTGACCACCTCACACACACGGgtcaaagaggaggagggggatataTACGACCCTTTCCACCCAACAGGCTCAGACTCCAATGCCTCAGAAAGCGAAGCAGAGAGCCATGCTGGGGGGAAACCATACATGGCGCACAAGGAAGGTGCCAGCCACCAGGTGAAAGCTGAGGCACTGGAGAGTAGTGTGTCACTGGAGAGGGATGAGGGCTCAGGAGAATGTCTGGATGTGAAGAGCGAGCCAGGCACTGCGAAGCCTGGTCACGGCCCACACAACACACCCAGGTCTGGGATGACTGGCACCAGCACACCCCTGTCCCAGAGCCAGGTCCCTgtgaagagggagaggaaagagccAGGGGGTGAGAATGGGCAGACAGGCAACAGTAGAGAGCCCCAGAACCAGAAAACTGCTCCTTTCTCCTCCAGCTCAGCCTCCAGCCACCACAGCAACAGGATGGTGAAGACTGAGATCAAgtcagagccccaggacagcccCCCCAGGTCCCCATCCAGGTCTAAATCACACTCCAGGCCCTCAGGCCAGGGGAGGAAAACATCCAAAGGTGGGGGGTCTTCCACGGAGCGGCGGTCTGCCTCAAATAGCCCGGAGGCAGGCAGGAAGGGAGGAGACAAGGCCCTGGAACagcgagggaggaagagaggagacgaggggggtaggagaggagaagaagaggggggagagaggaggtccAGGCGTTCGGAATCGAGGGAGAGGAGACGGCTTCGTTCCCCATCAGACAGCTCCACCTCTGATGCCTCTGAGAAGTCTCGCAAGATGACGAGACGGTCACGCTCGCGCTCCAAAGACAGGAGGCGCTCCAG GTCGAGGTCAGGGTCGGGCTCTAGCAGCAGAGAGCAGTCCAAGAGTAGGAAGCAGAAGAGATGGAGCAGGGAGAGGAACGACagcagagggagtgagagagagaagggtcggCCATCAAAGGACAAGAAGCGAGGTCGCTCGCAGTCTCGCTCGCGGTCCAGGtccagggagaggaggaaagaccACTCACGATCACAACCATCGTCCTCTGGGTCAAAAAACAGGGTTGAGGTGCGGTCAAAAGACAAGAAGAGGCCGAGGTCCAGGTCGCAgtccagagagaggaggaaagaagaggGGTCGTCACAGGGCACACACAGACCACCAGGGTCTTCCTCAACCACCTCCTCCAAAGAGCTAAAAGAACAGACAGAGAAGATAAAGGAAAAAGTGCTTTCCTGTGTCGCtctaaaagaggagagagaggctaaagaagagagaaaagagcgaGAGATCAAAAAACAGATGCCTTCCTCTTCTTTAGGACTcaaacctctctctgtctctgaggtGAAAAAGGAGAGTGACGGCAATGAATTTAGAACAGAGAAGCACGCCTCTCTCTCAGCAAAACTGCTCAAGGAGTCTAAGCTGCTCaaagaaataaaaaaagagaTACCGTCTGCCTTTGATATGTTCGAAGAATCACTGGATAGTAAACCAATCAAGAAAGAAAAACCTCTGTCAATGTTCAATGAGTTCAAGGACTTGCAAGAGCACAAGGAGATCAAAAAAGAAAAACCTTCCCCACTCATAAACGAGGCGTGCGCCCTCTCCACCTCAGACGTAACAGATCAGAAAGACCAGGCATTAAAGGAAACCATCAAGActgagcccatctggcctgagcTGCCTCAACACCTGACCTCCATCATCCCTGCTCCCCCCACAGGCCAACCCAGCCCCAGCTTCTCAACACTCTGCACCAACCCTGTCCCTGCGCCTCCTCAGGCTGCAGTGATTACAGCCGGCCAGCAGGTGGCCCCATCCCTGCCTCTTCCAGTACCAAAGGCCCTCACAGAGACCCCTCCATCTGTCCAACCCATCTCAGTGAACCCAGTGAAGGAAGAGGTAGAGGAGCATTCAGACTATGAACTTGATGACATGGACGTGGACATGATGCTGGACAGTCTGGACTCTGTGAAGAGTGAGAAAGCAGAGccaggaggagagaaaggggaggctgaggtcaaagaggagaaggagggagaagggaagGATAAGGAGGGGAAGACTGGGGGAGAACCAGTGGCAGTCACACCAGGCGCTAAGGCCAAACCCTCGGTGAAGAGGGTCACCTGGAACCTGCAGGAACCAGATGGACCACAGCCAGAGAAGACTGGGAGTAGTGTGTATTATT AG
- the LOC121576394 gene encoding PHD and RING finger domain-containing protein 1 isoform X1, which yields MDEEDSQDELINRNATHGKGKRPALWAISDEDSDEVGEESEEVASDSGEDEEEEEEHLDGEGEEEDDSDDEEEEDAVKAVGGASADLAGLSSDEDTEKCPICLNSFHSQPVATPESCKHYFCLDCILEWSKNANSCPVDRIVFNNIYLRKCYGGKVQKMITVQKPVKEGQEEVIDLELEQTSCEVCGGSDREDRLLLCDGCDAGYHMECLTPPLDAVPVEEWFCPECQAINRHSRGSAEQSDAESLSSSRPTTSHSRTTTTGPTRAIARTQQSERVRASVNRHRITQARTAQIAPSFLMPQSTWLDDTINAVVAGLNTAVYIRDLTPRAPSSRRRRTVKRRKGKSKRSSPATGGKGKAAGTGVKRRKRRVRRTKSRRKLVVKKEPTSRGRIAHSLGIGKPKQGSSLPSVYRPTETTLGSMRADIGAASLSVYGDPYDLDPFTDRNEEEEEHALATTSLLEAKRRGLSRSALRSHQPVARPITAGLSRRGPSLLQVEEVAPVPDLLGSILSGQSMLLMDSSDVVINRDGSLKATKPVGVSSSSRLGSSRSSSSGESVAQHHSGMSPNPAAASSLSLPTNGDLVVGPSCSPLNRPSFSLSSPGPCLSPLTPSSPCPASHSQTPPPPRPSPSPGHSHWGATGVRLPHGTQREATSTSPPTPDFRSRGRETVPPQPQAKKAAPKPVWEAPVSVLPRIPKIKRESGVLTNGSASRGGSSSSANGSGSNGFPEACVNSLGGNRGRQPSVDKQQQGRTEGQTQRQRPERAGSSSAFSNSFSSSSGSTANPALASTVCFRINASGNAWHARQLSNASAMVPAGNSEEPLSTEEEEAKRRREERSSRPLTTSHTRVKEEEGDIYDPFHPTGSDSNASESEAESHAGGKPYMAHKEGASHQVKAEALESSVSLERDEGSGECLDVKSEPGTAKPGHGPHNTPRSGMTGTSTPLSQSQVPVKRERKEPGGENGQTGNSREPQNQKTAPFSSSSASSHHSNRMVKTEIKSEPQDSPPRSPSRSKSHSRPSGQGRKTSKGGGSSTERRSASNSPEAGRKGGDKALEQRGRKRGDEGGRRGEEEGGERRSRRSESRERRRLRSPSDSSTSDASEKSRKMTRRSRSRSKDRRRSRSRSGSGSSSREQSKSRKQKRWSRERNDSRGSEREKGRPSKDKKRGRSQSRSRSRSRERRKDHSRSQPSSSGSKNRVEVRSKDKKRPRSRSQSRERRKEEGSSQGTHRPPGSSSTTSSKELKEQTEKIKEKVLSCVALKEEREAKEERKEREIKKQMPSSSLGLKPLSVSEVKKESDGNEFRTEKHASLSAKLLKESKLLKEIKKEIPSAFDMFEESLDSKPIKKEKPLSMFNEFKDLQEHKEIKKEKPSPLINEACALSTSDVTDQKDQALKETIKTEPIWPELPQHLTSIIPAPPTGQPSPSFSTLCTNPVPAPPQAAVITAGQQVAPSLPLPVPKALTETPPSVQPISVNPVKEEVEEHSDYELDDMDVDMMLDSLDSVKSEKAEPGGEKGEAEVKEEKEGEGKDKEGKTGGEPVAVTPGAKAKPSVKRVTWNLQEPDGPQPEKTGSKLALYKLKLKQEGARRPASSAQASNQEAALGATSLTDPKVQSTKRGSVSVLLPSEPSSSNSLPQVGQREPNEALGEDDASRNDNYIKKIHMQERAIKEVKLAIKPFYQKKDITKDEYKEIVRKAVQKVCHSKSGEINPVKVANLVKAYVDKYKHARKHRKGEDGGKTEEAETDRTNDPETP from the exons ATGGACGAAGAGGACAGCCAGGATGAGCTGATCAACCGGAATGCCACCCACGGAAAAGGGAAAAGGCCAGCATTGTGGGCAATCTCAG ATGAAGACTCAGATGAAGTTGGGGAGGAATCGGAGGAGGTAGCTTCTGACAGtggtgaggatgaggaggaggaggaagaacaccttgatggagagggagaagaggaggatgacagTGATG atgaagaagaggaggatgctGTGAAGGCGGTGGGGGGAGCGTCGGCTGACTTGGCAGGTCTGAGCTCAGACGAGGACACTGAGAAATGCCCCATCTGCCTCAACTCTTTCCACAGCCAGCCTGTGGCCACGCCAGAGAGCTGCAAGCACTACTTCTGCCTCGACTGCATCCTTGAGTGGTCCAAG AATGCAAACTCCTGTCCTGTGGACAGAATAGTCTTCAATAACATCTACCTGAGAAAATGTTATGGCGGGAAAGTGCAGAAAATG ATCACAGTGCAGAAGCCAGTGAAGGAGGGCCAGGAGGAGGTGATAGACCTGGAGCTGGAACAGACCAGCTGTGAGGTGTGTGGGGGGAGCGACCGTGAAGACCGCCTGCTGCTCTGTGACGGCTGTGATGCAGG GTACCACATGGAGTGCCTGACCCCCCCGCTAGATGCTGTCCCTGTGGAGGAATGGTTCTGCCCAGAGTGTCAAGCCATCAACCGCCATTCAA GGGGTTCAGCGGAGCAGAGCGACGCGGAGAGTCTGAGCAGCTCCCGTCCTACCACCAGCCACTCCCGCACCACCACGACGGGCCCCACCCGGGCCATCGCCCGCACCCAGCAAAGCGAGAGGGTCCGCGCCAGTGTCAACCGCCACCGCATCACCCAGGCACGCACTGCACAG ATTGCCCCCAGTTTTCTGATGCCACAGTCCACCTGGCTGGATGACACTATCAACGCAGTAGTGGCAGGACTCAACACAGCTGTGTACATACGGGACCTCACACCTCGCGCTCCATCCAGCCGACGACGCAGGacag TGAAGCGCAGGAAAGGCAAGAGTAAGAGGTCATCGCCTGCCACGGGTGGTAAGGGCAAAGCTGCAGGCACTGGGGTGAAGAGGAGGAAACGGAGAGTGAGGAGGACCAAGTCTAGAAGGAAACTG GTGGTGAAGAAGGAGCCTACGTCTCGTGGTCGTATAGCCCATAGCCTTGGGATAGGGAAGCCCAAACAGGGCTCGTCCCTTCCCTCTGTGTACCGGCCTACAGAAACCACTCTGGGCAGTATGAGAGCTGACATAGGAGCTGCTTCGCTCTCTGTCTATGGAGACCCCTATGACCTGGACCCCTTCACTGACAG gaatgaagaggaggaagagcatGCCTTGGCCACAACATCACTGCTGGAGGCCAAGAGGCGTGGCTTATCTCGCTCCGCCCTCCGCTCGCACCAGCCTGTGGCTCGACCAATCACTGCTGGCCTCTCCAG GCGGGGCCCAAGCCTGCTCCAGGTGGAGGAGGTGGCCCCAGTGCCTGACCTACTGGGCAGCATCCTATCAGGACAGAGCATGCTGCTGATGGACAGCTCAGACGTGGTCATCAACAGAGACGGATCTCTCAAGGCTACCAAACCAG tgggtgtgtcgtCTTCGTCCAGGCTGGGCAGCAGTAGGAGCAGCAGCTCTGGTGAATCAGTAGCCCAGCACCACTCAGGGATGTCCCCTAACCCAGCagcagccagctctctctctctccccactaacGGAGACCTGGTGGTGGGACCCTCCTGTAGTCCCCTGAACAggccctctttctccctcagctCCCCAGGGCCCTGCCtgtcccctctcaccccctcatCCCCATGCCCAGCCAGCCACAGCCAGACTCCCCCGCCTCCCAGACCCAGCCCTAGTCCTGGACACAGCcactggggggccactggtgtaCGACTCCCCCATGGGACCCAGAGGGAAGCCACCTCTACCTCCCCTCCTACCCCAGACTTTCGGTCACGAGGGAGGGAGACCGTGCCACCACAGCCCCAGGCTAAGAAGGCCGCCCCTAAACCAGTATGGGAAGCACCAGTATCGGTGCTTCCCAGGATACCAAAGATAAAACGGGAGAGTGGTGTGCTAACGAATGGCAGCGCCAGTAGAGGGGGGAGTAGTAGCAGTgctaatggtagtggtagtaatggcTTCCCTGAGGCCTGTGTGAACAGCCTGGGTGGTAACAGGGGTAGGCAGCCAAGTGTGGACAAGCAGCAGCAGGGCAGGACAGAGGGCCAGACCCAGAGACAGAGACCAGAGCGAGCAGGCTCTTCGTCAGCCTTCTCCAACTCCTTTTCCTCTTCCTCTGGTTCCACTGCCAACCCGGCATTGGCATCCACGGTGTGCTTCCGGATCAACGCCAGTGGCAATGCGTGGCACGCCCGGCAGCTTAGCAATGCCTCTGCAATGGTTCCCGCCGGCAACAGTGAAGAACCACTGTCCACGGAAGAAGAGGAggcgaagaggagaagagaggagcgcAGCAGCAGGCCCCTGACCACCTCACACACACGGgtcaaagaggaggagggggatataTACGACCCTTTCCACCCAACAGGCTCAGACTCCAATGCCTCAGAAAGCGAAGCAGAGAGCCATGCTGGGGGGAAACCATACATGGCGCACAAGGAAGGTGCCAGCCACCAGGTGAAAGCTGAGGCACTGGAGAGTAGTGTGTCACTGGAGAGGGATGAGGGCTCAGGAGAATGTCTGGATGTGAAGAGCGAGCCAGGCACTGCGAAGCCTGGTCACGGCCCACACAACACACCCAGGTCTGGGATGACTGGCACCAGCACACCCCTGTCCCAGAGCCAGGTCCCTgtgaagagggagaggaaagagccAGGGGGTGAGAATGGGCAGACAGGCAACAGTAGAGAGCCCCAGAACCAGAAAACTGCTCCTTTCTCCTCCAGCTCAGCCTCCAGCCACCACAGCAACAGGATGGTGAAGACTGAGATCAAgtcagagccccaggacagcccCCCCAGGTCCCCATCCAGGTCTAAATCACACTCCAGGCCCTCAGGCCAGGGGAGGAAAACATCCAAAGGTGGGGGGTCTTCCACGGAGCGGCGGTCTGCCTCAAATAGCCCGGAGGCAGGCAGGAAGGGAGGAGACAAGGCCCTGGAACagcgagggaggaagagaggagacgaggggggtaggagaggagaagaagaggggggagagaggaggtccAGGCGTTCGGAATCGAGGGAGAGGAGACGGCTTCGTTCCCCATCAGACAGCTCCACCTCTGATGCCTCTGAGAAGTCTCGCAAGATGACGAGACGGTCACGCTCGCGCTCCAAAGACAGGAGGCGCTCCAG GTCGAGGTCAGGGTCGGGCTCTAGCAGCAGAGAGCAGTCCAAGAGTAGGAAGCAGAAGAGATGGAGCAGGGAGAGGAACGACagcagagggagtgagagagagaagggtcggCCATCAAAGGACAAGAAGCGAGGTCGCTCGCAGTCTCGCTCGCGGTCCAGGtccagggagaggaggaaagaccACTCACGATCACAACCATCGTCCTCTGGGTCAAAAAACAGGGTTGAGGTGCGGTCAAAAGACAAGAAGAGGCCGAGGTCCAGGTCGCAgtccagagagaggaggaaagaagaggGGTCGTCACAGGGCACACACAGACCACCAGGGTCTTCCTCAACCACCTCCTCCAAAGAGCTAAAAGAACAGACAGAGAAGATAAAGGAAAAAGTGCTTTCCTGTGTCGCtctaaaagaggagagagaggctaaagaagagagaaaagagcgaGAGATCAAAAAACAGATGCCTTCCTCTTCTTTAGGACTcaaacctctctctgtctctgaggtGAAAAAGGAGAGTGACGGCAATGAATTTAGAACAGAGAAGCACGCCTCTCTCTCAGCAAAACTGCTCAAGGAGTCTAAGCTGCTCaaagaaataaaaaaagagaTACCGTCTGCCTTTGATATGTTCGAAGAATCACTGGATAGTAAACCAATCAAGAAAGAAAAACCTCTGTCAATGTTCAATGAGTTCAAGGACTTGCAAGAGCACAAGGAGATCAAAAAAGAAAAACCTTCCCCACTCATAAACGAGGCGTGCGCCCTCTCCACCTCAGACGTAACAGATCAGAAAGACCAGGCATTAAAGGAAACCATCAAGActgagcccatctggcctgagcTGCCTCAACACCTGACCTCCATCATCCCTGCTCCCCCCACAGGCCAACCCAGCCCCAGCTTCTCAACACTCTGCACCAACCCTGTCCCTGCGCCTCCTCAGGCTGCAGTGATTACAGCCGGCCAGCAGGTGGCCCCATCCCTGCCTCTTCCAGTACCAAAGGCCCTCACAGAGACCCCTCCATCTGTCCAACCCATCTCAGTGAACCCAGTGAAGGAAGAGGTAGAGGAGCATTCAGACTATGAACTTGATGACATGGACGTGGACATGATGCTGGACAGTCTGGACTCTGTGAAGAGTGAGAAAGCAGAGccaggaggagagaaaggggaggctgaggtcaaagaggagaaggagggagaagggaagGATAAGGAGGGGAAGACTGGGGGAGAACCAGTGGCAGTCACACCAGGCGCTAAGGCCAAACCCTCGGTGAAGAGGGTCACCTGGAACCTGCAGGAACCAGATGGACCACAGCCAGAGAAGACTGGGAGTA AGCTGGCCCTCTACAAACTGAAGCTCAAACAGGAGGGAGCTCGCAGACCTGCCTCCTCCGCCCAGGCCTCCAATCAG GAGGCTGCCTTGGGTGCTACGTCACTCACTGACCCAAAGGTCCAGAGCACCAAGAGGGGCAGTGTGTCTGTATTGCTGCCCAGTGAGCCCTCcagctccaacagtctaccacaAGTAGGGCAGAGGGAACCCAATGAAGCCCTGGGAGAGGATGATGCTTCCAGAAATGATAAT TACATAAAAAAGATTCACATGCAGGAGAGAGCCATAAAGGAGGTGAAGCTGGCTATCAAGCCCTTCTACCAGAAGAAAGACATCACTAAGGATGAGTACAAGGAAATCGTACGCAAGGCTGTCCAGAAG